One Thermicanus aegyptius DSM 12793 DNA segment encodes these proteins:
- a CDS encoding molybdopterin-containing oxidoreductase family protein, with translation MERTHINVCPHDCWDTCSLKVTVNEEGKAVKIKGNEEHPITKGFLCIKVNHYLERVYHPKRLLYPMRRVGKKGEAKFERISWDEAVAIVTEQFKKTIREYGAEAILPYSYAGNMGVINYGSMDRRFFGKMGAARLDRTICSAAGEVALNATFGKRVGVDPEDMVYSKLILIWGINPMTTNIHQVPILEEARRRGAKIVVIDPYKHEMARRADLFLQIKPGTDSALALGLMHLLIRENRIDRPYIDRFVYGYEELEERAKAYPPERVAQITGLPIEKIVELARMYGEIKPSVIRVGYGIQRHTNGGEMIRSIALLPALIGAWQEVGGGLLLSNSQAFPINKERLVRPEIHQGNPRTINMVQLATALEDAVNPIKMMYVYNSNPADVAPDTNRVIKGLMREDLFLVVHEQMMTETCKYADILLPATTVLEHLDLHTSYWHLYIQLNEPAIPPLGEAKPNTETFRLLAKGMGYTEECFQDSDEELIRQALDTDHPFMKGITYEALKEKKFMKIHFPGHHFMPFQEGFPTTSGKVEAKSETLAQLGLHAVPDYTPLKESEEGSPTLYEKYPIHFLTPAAKHFLNSTFNNVEKLRKWEKEPTVFLHPEDARERGISDGDPVRVFNDRGSILLTAKVGDQVGKGVALSPSIWSEQNVNRTTSEEVSDMGGGSSFHTNLVQIEKIRR, from the coding sequence ATGGAAAGAACCCACATCAATGTTTGTCCCCATGACTGCTGGGATACCTGCAGTTTAAAAGTAACGGTGAACGAAGAGGGTAAGGCGGTTAAGATAAAGGGGAACGAGGAACATCCGATTACGAAGGGTTTTCTCTGCATCAAGGTAAACCATTACCTCGAACGGGTTTATCATCCGAAGCGGCTCCTCTATCCGATGCGTCGTGTCGGGAAAAAGGGGGAGGCTAAATTTGAACGAATTTCCTGGGATGAAGCGGTTGCGATCGTGACGGAACAATTTAAAAAGACCATTCGGGAATATGGCGCGGAAGCCATTCTCCCCTACAGTTATGCGGGCAACATGGGGGTGATCAACTACGGCAGCATGGACCGCCGTTTCTTTGGAAAGATGGGCGCAGCCCGACTGGATCGCACCATCTGTTCCGCAGCCGGAGAAGTAGCTTTAAACGCCACCTTTGGAAAGAGGGTGGGAGTCGATCCCGAGGATATGGTTTATTCCAAACTGATCCTCATCTGGGGCATTAACCCGATGACCACCAATATTCACCAGGTTCCCATCTTGGAGGAAGCTCGGAGAAGGGGGGCGAAGATCGTCGTCATCGACCCCTACAAACATGAAATGGCCAGGAGGGCGGACCTATTCCTCCAGATCAAACCGGGCACCGACAGCGCCCTCGCCTTGGGGCTCATGCATCTCCTCATCCGTGAGAATCGCATCGACCGACCCTATATCGATCGTTTTGTCTATGGTTATGAAGAACTGGAGGAAAGGGCAAAAGCCTATCCCCCTGAAAGGGTCGCACAAATTACCGGGCTTCCCATAGAAAAGATCGTTGAGCTGGCCAGGATGTATGGGGAGATCAAACCCTCCGTTATCCGTGTCGGTTACGGGATTCAACGACATACCAACGGGGGAGAGATGATTCGCAGCATCGCCCTTCTCCCTGCTCTCATCGGGGCTTGGCAAGAGGTGGGTGGCGGACTCCTTCTGAGCAACAGTCAGGCCTTTCCCATCAATAAAGAGCGCCTGGTCCGCCCGGAAATTCATCAAGGCAATCCCCGAACCATCAACATGGTTCAGTTGGCGACCGCTTTGGAAGATGCCGTTAACCCGATCAAGATGATGTATGTATATAACAGCAATCCGGCCGACGTGGCACCTGATACAAACCGAGTGATAAAAGGACTTATGCGGGAAGACCTTTTCCTTGTCGTGCATGAGCAGATGATGACGGAAACCTGCAAATACGCCGACATCCTTCTCCCGGCCACCACCGTCTTAGAACATCTTGATCTTCATACCTCCTATTGGCATTTGTATATCCAGCTTAACGAGCCGGCCATTCCCCCCTTGGGAGAGGCAAAGCCGAATACGGAGACTTTCCGCCTGTTGGCCAAAGGGATGGGGTATACGGAAGAGTGTTTTCAAGATAGCGATGAGGAGTTAATTCGACAAGCCCTGGATACCGATCATCCGTTTATGAAGGGCATTACGTATGAAGCCCTGAAGGAAAAGAAATTTATGAAAATACATTTTCCGGGCCATCATTTCATGCCGTTTCAGGAGGGTTTCCCGACAACATCGGGTAAAGTGGAGGCCAAATCGGAAACGCTGGCCCAACTGGGCCTTCATGCGGTTCCAGATTATACTCCTTTGAAAGAAAGCGAAGAAGGGTCACCCACCCTTTACGAAAAATACCCGATTCATTTCCTTACTCCGGCGGCAAAGCATTTCTTAAACTCTACATTTAACAATGTGGAGAAACTGAGGAAATGGGAGAAGGAGCCCACCGTCTTCCTTCACCCGGAGGATGCCCGGGAGCGGGGCATCTCCGACGGGGATCCGGTGCGGGTTTTCAATGACCGGGGAAGCATCCTGCTCACCGCAAAGGTGGGAGATCAGGTGGGGAAGGGAGTGGCCTTAAGCCCCAGCATCTGGTCGGAACAGAATGTGAACCGGACCACCTCGGAAGAGGTGAGCGACATGGGAGGAGGCTCCTCCTTCCATACCAACCTCGTCCAAATTGAGAAGATCCGGAGGTAA
- a CDS encoding site-2 protease family protein: MNRFLAFPLELIPYVAITLVIAFTVHEFAHAWTAYLFGDPTAKNQGRLTLNPLAHLDPIGTILIFIAGFGWAKPVPVNRFRLKRSRWAGVLISLAGPASNLLLAIIGLGIYLFGQGVFSQQPWVEPFFHLFIYLNVVLFVFNLLPLPPLDGYRIIEDLVPTSTRVKMSQYEPYGAIIFLILVLTPLDRYTIQPLFQSIVPWVMERMQLIYSPFFGA, encoded by the coding sequence CTGAACCGTTTTCTCGCTTTTCCCCTCGAACTGATTCCTTATGTGGCGATCACCTTAGTCATCGCCTTTACGGTGCATGAGTTCGCCCATGCGTGGACCGCCTATCTCTTCGGTGATCCTACGGCGAAAAACCAGGGTCGCCTCACCTTAAATCCCCTGGCCCACCTGGATCCCATCGGGACGATTCTCATCTTTATCGCCGGTTTTGGCTGGGCGAAGCCGGTGCCTGTCAATCGCTTCCGCCTCAAACGGTCCCGATGGGCAGGAGTCCTCATCTCCCTGGCGGGGCCGGCCAGCAATCTGCTGCTCGCCATCATCGGGTTGGGGATTTACCTGTTTGGACAGGGGGTCTTTTCACAGCAGCCCTGGGTCGAACCTTTTTTTCACCTGTTCATCTACCTTAATGTCGTCCTTTTTGTTTTTAATCTTCTTCCCCTTCCTCCTTTGGACGGGTATCGAATCATCGAGGACCTGGTTCCCACCTCCACCCGGGTGAAAATGAGCCAATATGAACCTTATGGAGCGATCATTTTCTTAATTTTAGTTCTTACTCCCCTTGACCGCTATACGATTCAACCATTGTTCCAATCGATCGTACCTTGGGTCATGGAGAGAATGCAACTCATCTATTCTCCTTTTTTTGGAGCGTGA
- a CDS encoding AbrB/MazE/SpoVT family DNA-binding domain-containing protein, which translates to MMESKYEKAYTRRIGQVGNSLSVNIPKDLASLLNLNKGDEIEILYNEKRGEIVIKRTNRIPKEVRPEVLMAMNRAISKYNEALQNLKER; encoded by the coding sequence ATGATGGAAAGCAAATATGAAAAGGCATACACACGTCGTATTGGTCAGGTGGGGAATAGTTTATCCGTTAATATTCCGAAGGACTTAGCCTCTCTGTTAAACCTGAACAAAGGAGATGAAATTGAAATATTGTATAATGAAAAAAGAGGTGAAATTGTGATTAAACGTACGAATCGAATTCCAAAAGAAGTTCGACCGGAAGTCTTGATGGCAATGAATCGTGCAATCTCCAAATATAACGAAGCACTTCAAAACTTGAAAGAAAGATAA
- a CDS encoding type II toxin-antitoxin system death-on-curing family toxin has translation MVYYLTAEEIIFLHYTMMEMHDDIKQAGVKFPEKFEWMLERPKTKVFGEEQFPTVIEKACCYYHSIARGHIFHNGNKRTALVVFVTFLDLHGYEFTMTNKEAEDFTVYLAEDDKFRGNDCIRHLVNELKDYIRPL, from the coding sequence ATGGTGTATTATTTAACGGCCGAAGAAATCATCTTCCTGCATTACACGATGATGGAAATGCATGATGACATAAAACAGGCAGGGGTGAAATTTCCGGAAAAATTTGAATGGATGTTGGAAAGACCGAAAACGAAAGTGTTTGGGGAAGAACAGTTCCCAACGGTTATTGAAAAAGCGTGTTGTTATTATCATTCTATTGCGAGAGGGCATATTTTTCATAATGGTAATAAACGAACGGCATTAGTCGTATTCGTAACATTCCTTGATTTGCATGGATATGAGTTTACAATGACCAATAAAGAAGCGGAAGATTTTACGGTTTACCTTGCTGAAGATGATAAGTTCCGAGGAAATGATTGTATCCGTCACCTTGTGAATGAATTAAAAGATTATATTCGTCCTCTCTAA
- a CDS encoding Rqc2 family fibronectin-binding protein, translating to MPFDGTVLHALAHELNEKLAGGRIGKIYQPLPTDLLLQIRSGGRNEKLLLSANLTYPRLYLTQENFQNPMEPPMFTMLLRKYIEGGIIQRIFQVEMERILIIEIQSRDELGDLHLYRLLFELMGRHSNLLFLDGEKEIVMDAIHHVTPSMSRVRTVLPGRIYELPPSQGKKNPLTITREEFLPLFFPWPEDPEKKLVEALQGISPFVGRGIVAKAASFTPEGLWEAFEETRMHLIHHHYKPVIFSIGGKSDFCVLPLLSPDQKREEFDEVSACLDTYYRIKAKEDLSKQMGQELLQVLHQEKKKNEKKLRKLEETLRESLEAEQYRLWGELLTSFQHEVQEGSSQAFLLNYYEEGSPRIEIPLDPHLSATENAQRYFKLYNKAKRSLPMVKEQIEKTKEEIAYLDQVILQVEQADQRNLGEIREELIREGILKGDKKEAKKKNGKEKGTVVKIDRYRSSEGYMIYVGKNNLQNDTLTTRIARDRDTWLHTKQIPGSHVVISGEGFSEKTLHEAAMLAAYFSKGRNSSSVPVDYTLIRHVRKPNGAKPGFVIYDHQKTLYVTPDEEKVRSIPKET from the coding sequence ATGCCCTTCGACGGCACGGTTCTCCATGCCTTGGCCCATGAACTGAATGAAAAATTGGCGGGAGGAAGAATTGGCAAAATTTATCAGCCCCTTCCCACCGACCTCTTATTACAGATTAGAAGCGGAGGGAGAAATGAAAAGCTATTGCTATCCGCCAATTTAACCTATCCCCGCCTCTACCTGACCCAGGAAAATTTCCAAAATCCCATGGAACCTCCCATGTTTACCATGCTCCTCCGGAAATATATCGAAGGGGGAATCATACAAAGAATTTTCCAAGTGGAAATGGAACGAATCCTAATTATAGAGATCCAGTCCCGGGATGAACTGGGAGATCTCCATCTCTATCGGCTTCTCTTTGAACTGATGGGGAGACACAGCAATCTTCTCTTCCTGGATGGGGAAAAGGAAATCGTCATGGATGCCATCCACCATGTTACGCCTTCCATGAGCCGCGTTCGAACGGTTCTGCCCGGAAGGATTTATGAACTTCCACCCTCCCAGGGAAAGAAAAATCCCCTTACGATCACCCGTGAGGAATTTCTCCCCCTCTTTTTCCCCTGGCCTGAAGACCCGGAAAAGAAGTTGGTTGAAGCCCTCCAGGGAATCAGCCCATTCGTTGGCAGAGGAATCGTCGCAAAAGCAGCCTCCTTCACACCGGAAGGATTGTGGGAGGCATTTGAAGAAACCCGGATGCATCTGATCCACCACCATTATAAACCGGTGATCTTTTCCATCGGGGGGAAAAGCGATTTCTGTGTCCTCCCCCTTCTTTCCCCTGATCAAAAACGGGAAGAATTCGACGAGGTGAGTGCCTGCCTTGACACGTACTATCGCATCAAAGCAAAAGAAGACCTATCCAAGCAAATGGGACAGGAGCTCCTTCAAGTTCTTCATCAGGAAAAGAAAAAGAATGAGAAAAAATTAAGGAAGCTGGAAGAAACGTTACGGGAATCTCTGGAAGCAGAACAATACAGGCTCTGGGGAGAGCTGCTCACCAGCTTTCAGCATGAAGTGCAGGAGGGAAGCTCCCAGGCCTTCCTCTTAAACTATTATGAAGAGGGCTCCCCCCGGATCGAGATCCCCCTGGACCCCCACCTCTCAGCGACGGAAAATGCTCAGCGCTACTTTAAGCTGTACAATAAAGCGAAACGGAGCCTCCCGATGGTAAAAGAACAGATCGAAAAAACAAAAGAGGAGATCGCCTATCTCGATCAGGTCATCTTACAGGTTGAACAAGCGGATCAGAGGAACCTGGGAGAGATCAGGGAAGAGCTGATCCGGGAAGGAATTCTAAAAGGAGATAAGAAAGAAGCGAAGAAAAAAAACGGAAAGGAGAAAGGGACGGTCGTCAAAATCGATCGCTACCGTTCCAGTGAGGGGTACATGATCTATGTAGGAAAAAATAACCTGCAAAACGACACCTTAACGACCCGAATCGCAAGGGATCGGGATACCTGGCTCCATACGAAGCAAATCCCAGGCTCCCATGTGGTCATCTCCGGAGAAGGGTTCTCGGAAAAAACCCTCCACGAGGCCGCCATGTTGGCCGCCTATTTCAGCAAAGGAAGGAATTCCAGCTCCGTCCCTGTGGACTATACCCTCATCCGCCATGTCCGCAAACCAAATGGGGCAAAGCCCGGGTTCGTCATCTATGATCATCAAAAAACCCTCTATGTTACGCCTGACGAGGAAAAAGTCCGATCAATCCCAAAAGAAACCTAA
- a CDS encoding calcium-translocating P-type ATPase, SERCA-type translates to MGNKKWYQLDEEEVVKEWKSDPVKGLTKKEAEKRLIRYGPNKLQEGEEISPLKLLLAQFQDFMVLVLLGATLISGLMGEYVDAIAIIAIVLINAILGFIQEYRAEQSLAALKELSAPQAMVIRDGEMMKIPASQVVPGDLVRLESGDRVAADLRLLDVQGVKMEESALTGESVPVEKVKATIPDEDLPLGDQGNMAFMGTLVVQGTGRGIVVATGMETEMGKIAGLLHHAEETKTPLQYRLEQMGKVLVWLAIALTILVMGLGIWNGNDPQEMFLTGVSLAVAAIPEGLPTIVTIVLALGVQRMLKKNAIVRKLPSVETLGCTTVICTDKTGTLTQNKMTVTKIFANGEEWSVSGSGYEPRGEFYLGNTKKDPSVIPSLKNFLEVGVLCNNATLYERKEGKGRTGDWSIHGDPTEGALLVLAAKAGIWKRDLENVWVKEWEIPFDSERKRMSVLFRNREGKRILVVKGAVEELLERSSSVILHDRILPFERVRKEEWLRKNEDMAREGLRVLAIAYKEMEEGRMEKGKGEEWEEGLTCLGLAGMIDPPREEVKDSIRISQQAGMKVVMITGDHRLTAEAIGKQLGILPENGLTVTESELYNMSDEEFGEKVEEIYVYARVSPSHKLKIVQALQAKGHVVAMTGDGVNDAPAIKAADIGISMGMSGTEVAKEASDLILTDDHFSSIEAAVEEGRGIYDNIRKFIRFLLASNVGEILVMLFAMMMALPTPLLPLQILWVNLVTDGLPALALGLDKPEGDMMKEPPRNPKENIFARGLGWKIISRGTLIGLSTLGAFLLALNQGATLLTAQTIAFSTLVMAQLIHVFDCRSDRSIFHRNPLENKALVAAVLSSILLLVGVIYWGPAQRIFDTVSLTYTDWLWILLFAAVPSFLSGVLHLFFVGVKKGRK, encoded by the coding sequence ATGGGAAATAAAAAATGGTATCAGCTGGATGAGGAAGAGGTGGTGAAAGAGTGGAAGAGCGATCCGGTAAAAGGATTGACGAAAAAAGAGGCGGAGAAGAGGCTCATCCGCTATGGACCCAATAAATTACAGGAGGGGGAAGAAATCTCTCCCTTGAAATTGCTTCTCGCCCAATTTCAAGATTTTATGGTTCTCGTCCTGTTAGGGGCCACACTCATATCGGGGCTTATGGGAGAGTATGTGGACGCCATTGCGATTATTGCGATCGTTCTCATCAATGCCATTCTCGGTTTCATCCAGGAGTATCGTGCCGAACAATCCCTGGCTGCCTTGAAAGAACTCTCCGCTCCGCAAGCGATGGTGATCCGGGATGGAGAGATGATGAAGATCCCGGCTTCACAGGTGGTTCCAGGGGATCTGGTCCGCTTGGAGAGCGGGGATCGAGTTGCCGCCGACCTACGTCTCCTCGATGTTCAAGGCGTGAAAATGGAGGAGTCGGCCTTAACCGGAGAATCGGTACCGGTGGAGAAGGTGAAGGCGACGATCCCCGATGAGGATCTTCCCTTAGGCGATCAAGGGAATATGGCCTTCATGGGTACGCTGGTGGTCCAAGGGACCGGGAGGGGCATCGTGGTGGCTACCGGAATGGAAACGGAGATGGGAAAGATCGCCGGGCTTCTCCATCATGCGGAAGAGACCAAAACCCCCCTTCAGTATCGTCTGGAGCAGATGGGGAAAGTTCTCGTTTGGCTGGCCATTGCTCTTACGATCCTGGTGATGGGGTTGGGGATCTGGAATGGGAATGATCCCCAGGAGATGTTCCTCACAGGGGTGAGTCTTGCCGTGGCGGCGATACCGGAAGGATTGCCCACCATTGTGACGATCGTGCTCGCTTTAGGCGTGCAGCGCATGTTGAAAAAGAATGCCATCGTTCGAAAACTCCCGTCGGTGGAGACATTGGGATGTACTACGGTCATTTGTACCGATAAGACGGGAACGTTAACACAAAACAAGATGACGGTTACGAAGATTTTTGCCAACGGAGAAGAGTGGTCCGTTTCGGGGAGCGGGTATGAGCCAAGGGGAGAATTTTACTTAGGGAACACGAAGAAAGATCCATCGGTTATTCCTTCTTTAAAAAATTTTCTGGAGGTAGGGGTTCTCTGCAACAACGCCACACTTTATGAGAGAAAAGAGGGGAAGGGAAGAACAGGAGATTGGAGCATTCATGGGGATCCTACGGAAGGAGCTCTCCTCGTCTTGGCGGCAAAGGCGGGCATCTGGAAGCGGGATTTGGAGAACGTTTGGGTGAAAGAGTGGGAGATTCCCTTCGATTCGGAGAGGAAAAGAATGTCCGTCCTATTCAGAAATCGGGAGGGAAAGCGGATTCTCGTGGTAAAGGGGGCGGTGGAGGAACTTTTGGAGAGATCTTCTTCGGTTATTCTTCATGATCGCATTCTCCCGTTTGAAAGGGTACGAAAAGAAGAGTGGCTTCGAAAAAATGAAGATATGGCCAGGGAAGGTCTTCGGGTGCTGGCCATCGCTTATAAAGAGATGGAAGAAGGACGTATGGAAAAGGGGAAGGGGGAAGAATGGGAAGAGGGGTTAACCTGCTTAGGCCTGGCTGGGATGATCGATCCGCCCCGGGAGGAAGTGAAAGATTCGATTCGTATCTCCCAACAAGCGGGTATGAAAGTGGTGATGATCACCGGCGATCATCGCCTTACCGCAGAAGCCATCGGAAAGCAGCTGGGGATATTGCCTGAAAACGGCTTGACAGTGACGGAAAGCGAACTATATAATATGTCAGATGAAGAGTTTGGGGAAAAAGTGGAAGAGATCTATGTCTATGCCCGGGTCTCTCCCAGCCATAAGCTAAAGATCGTCCAAGCACTCCAAGCGAAAGGCCATGTGGTCGCCATGACCGGAGATGGGGTAAACGACGCGCCGGCCATAAAAGCCGCCGATATTGGGATCTCTATGGGGATGAGCGGAACGGAGGTGGCGAAAGAGGCTTCCGATCTCATTCTGACCGACGACCATTTCAGTTCGATTGAAGCGGCGGTTGAAGAAGGCAGGGGAATTTACGATAACATCCGGAAGTTTATCCGCTTCCTTCTTGCTTCCAATGTAGGGGAGATCCTGGTCATGCTCTTCGCTATGATGATGGCGCTCCCGACGCCTCTCCTCCCGCTGCAGATTCTATGGGTAAATCTGGTTACCGATGGACTTCCTGCATTGGCTCTGGGTCTTGATAAACCGGAAGGGGATATGATGAAGGAACCTCCCCGGAATCCGAAAGAGAACATTTTCGCCCGGGGATTAGGATGGAAGATCATTTCCAGGGGGACGCTCATCGGCCTTTCCACATTGGGGGCTTTCCTGCTCGCTTTAAATCAAGGGGCTACCCTGTTGACAGCTCAAACCATCGCCTTTTCCACTTTAGTGATGGCCCAATTGATACATGTTTTCGATTGCCGGAGTGACCGCTCTATTTTTCACCGGAATCCATTGGAGAATAAAGCGTTGGTCGCCGCAGTGCTCTCCTCCATCCTTCTTCTGGTTGGGGTGATCTATTGGGGTCCGGCTCAGAGGATCTTCGATACCGTTTCGCTCACATATACCGATTGGCTTTGGATCCTTTTGTTTGCAGCGGTCCCTTCGTTTTTGTCAGGCGTTTTGCACCTTTTCTTTGTAGGAGTGAAGAAGGGGAGAAAGTGA
- the dapF gene encoding diaminopimelate epimerase has protein sequence MKFAKMHGLGNDFILLARREVPPDVNQLAVTLCDRHFGIGADGLVFILPSEKADVRMRIFNADGTEAENCGNAIRCVGKYVYDHALLSKSNITVETLAGLKELTLHVEEGRVKSVTVDMGLPILNGREIPTLLEGEMIVNHPLRIGERELSFTAVSMGNPHAVFFVEDLNSFPVEEIGPLIEHHSLFPARTNAEFVTVENRREMTMRVWERGAGQTLACGTGACATLVSGVLNGLVDREAILHLAGGDLLIRWDEESGHLFMTGPAVLVFQGEWEPES, from the coding sequence ATGAAATTTGCGAAGATGCATGGTTTGGGAAATGATTTTATCCTTCTAGCCCGGAGGGAGGTGCCGCCGGACGTTAACCAATTGGCCGTAACCCTTTGTGACCGTCATTTCGGCATAGGTGCGGATGGTTTGGTCTTTATCCTCCCTTCGGAAAAAGCGGACGTTCGCATGAGGATTTTTAATGCGGATGGAACGGAAGCGGAAAACTGCGGAAATGCCATCCGCTGCGTAGGGAAATATGTTTATGACCATGCTCTCTTGTCTAAATCGAATATTACGGTGGAGACCCTGGCAGGCCTAAAGGAGCTAACCCTCCATGTGGAGGAGGGGCGGGTGAAGAGCGTAACGGTGGATATGGGTTTGCCTATCTTAAACGGCAGGGAGATTCCAACCCTCCTGGAAGGGGAGATGATCGTAAACCATCCCCTCCGGATCGGGGAGAGAGAGCTCTCTTTTACCGCGGTTTCCATGGGCAACCCCCATGCCGTGTTCTTCGTCGAAGATTTGAACTCCTTTCCTGTTGAGGAAATTGGCCCATTAATCGAGCATCATTCTCTTTTTCCGGCTCGGACCAATGCGGAGTTCGTCACCGTAGAGAATCGTCGAGAGATGACGATGCGGGTGTGGGAGAGGGGCGCCGGTCAAACCCTCGCTTGTGGAACCGGCGCTTGCGCCACATTGGTAAGCGGAGTCTTAAACGGTCTGGTCGATCGGGAAGCCATCCTCCACTTGGCAGGTGGGGATCTCCTCATCCGGTGGGATGAAGAAAGCGGTCATCTCTTTATGACGGGTCCTGCCGTTTTAGTCTTTCAAGGGGAATGGGAACCAGAATCCTGA
- a CDS encoding YicC/YloC family endoribonuclease: protein MGTRILKRLGTRVLKSMTGFGRSQRTIGNFIFTVELRSVNHRYHEINLRLPKELSSLEESFRNFLLQRMKRGRMDMMINMEKNGMIGGELNLDWEMAEKIYWAAKALQERYRLNESLSLHHFLSHPAIFSETSPLPLKEIEEELFKALTEAFASLEKMRLAEGKAVEEEFRERIEKIGEMRRRISARAPLVVNQYRKRLVSRIKEFLQGEYAFEEGRLLAEVALFADRSDIEEELSRLRSHEEQFLTALLSEEPVGRKLDFILQEMNREVNTIGSKANDAEIARIVVDLKSEIEKIREQVQNIE, encoded by the coding sequence ATGGGAACCAGAATCCTGAAAAGGTTGGGAACGCGAGTGTTAAAGAGCATGACAGGGTTTGGAAGAAGTCAGCGAACGATCGGAAATTTCATTTTTACCGTCGAACTTCGATCTGTAAACCATCGATACCATGAGATCAATCTCCGCCTTCCCAAAGAGCTTTCTTCCTTAGAAGAAAGCTTCCGAAATTTTCTCCTTCAGAGAATGAAGCGGGGGAGGATGGATATGATGATTAATATGGAAAAAAACGGAATGATCGGTGGGGAGCTTAACCTTGATTGGGAGATGGCGGAAAAAATCTATTGGGCAGCCAAAGCTTTACAAGAGAGGTACCGGTTAAATGAATCTCTTTCCCTCCACCATTTTCTTTCCCATCCCGCCATTTTTAGTGAAACAAGCCCCCTTCCCTTAAAAGAGATCGAGGAGGAGCTCTTTAAAGCGTTAACGGAGGCGTTTGCCTCTTTAGAGAAGATGCGCTTGGCTGAGGGGAAGGCGGTAGAGGAAGAATTTCGAGAGCGCATTGAAAAAATTGGAGAAATGCGCCGGCGGATCTCGGCAAGGGCTCCTCTGGTGGTAAATCAATATCGGAAGCGGCTGGTGTCCAGGATAAAAGAGTTCCTTCAAGGAGAGTATGCCTTTGAGGAGGGAAGGTTGTTGGCCGAAGTGGCTCTTTTCGCGGATCGTTCCGACATCGAAGAAGAGCTGTCCCGCCTAAGGAGCCATGAAGAGCAGTTCCTGACAGCTCTCCTTAGTGAAGAACCGGTAGGGAGGAAATTAGATTTTATCCTTCAAGAGATGAACCGGGAGGTAAACACCATCGGTTCTAAGGCGAATGATGCGGAAATAGCCCGGATTGTGGTGGATTTAAAAAGCGAGATTGAAAAAATTCGGGAACAGGTTCAAAATATAGAATAA
- the gmk gene encoding guanylate kinase, whose protein sequence is MTQEETGLLFVISGPSGVGKGTVGAALRKKNKKVVYSVSATSRSPRPGEIDGETYFFKTKEEFEAMIEAGEFLEWAQYIHHYYGTPKKFVFEQLEMGNDVFLEIEVQGAMQVKKSYPHGIFIFLLPPDMEELRQRIKNRGTEDDEVIARRLSVAREEIEMMRNYDYVVVNDQVDLAVSRIEAIITAEHCRQERTYNRYIKWFKEE, encoded by the coding sequence ATGACTCAAGAAGAAACCGGACTTTTATTCGTCATCTCCGGCCCATCGGGAGTAGGAAAAGGGACGGTAGGTGCCGCCCTTCGGAAGAAGAATAAGAAGGTCGTCTATTCGGTCTCTGCCACCAGCCGCTCGCCTAGGCCCGGAGAGATCGACGGAGAGACGTACTTCTTCAAAACCAAGGAAGAGTTCGAAGCCATGATCGAGGCGGGAGAATTTCTGGAATGGGCTCAGTATATTCACCATTACTATGGTACGCCGAAAAAATTTGTTTTTGAACAGTTGGAAATGGGGAATGATGTTTTCCTGGAGATTGAGGTACAGGGAGCGATGCAAGTAAAGAAGAGTTATCCCCATGGCATTTTTATCTTTTTACTTCCTCCGGATATGGAGGAGTTACGTCAGAGAATTAAAAATCGGGGCACCGAGGATGATGAGGTGATTGCCAGGAGGCTTAGCGTCGCCAGGGAAGAGATCGAGATGATGCGTAATTATGATTACGTGGTGGTAAATGACCAGGTTGACCTGGCGGTTAGCCGGATTGAGGCGATCATCACCGCCGAACATTGTCGCCAGGAAAGAACGTATAACCGATATATCAAATGGTTTAAGGAGGAGTAG
- the rpoZ gene encoding DNA-directed RNA polymerase subunit omega produces the protein MRYPPIDDLVKMTGSKYALVHIAARRARQLLETKKPYIEKPRSHRDVGIALEELYEHKIYFKRNG, from the coding sequence ATGCGGTACCCGCCGATTGATGATTTAGTCAAGATGACAGGAAGTAAATACGCGTTGGTTCATATTGCCGCAAGGAGAGCTAGGCAACTGTTGGAGACGAAAAAGCCTTATATCGAGAAGCCCCGTTCCCATCGGGATGTCGGGATTGCTTTGGAAGAATTGTATGAGCATAAGATTTATTTTAAACGGAATGGTTAA